In the genome of Bacteroides mediterraneensis, the window GAAATGAAGGAAACCATCCTGATTCGAGTCTACGATGACCAGCACCGAATCATTCTCCCAGGACATGTCCTTTACTTTACCCAACAACAGTTGGTCTTCATCAAGCACTACTGAATGATGCAAGTCTATTTCAGACACGTCTTTTCCCTTGTCGGGCTTGCAAGATACCAGACAGGCTAAAAATATTATATGCAAAACATATTTATACATTAATCAAATCAATTTAAAAATAACGGAATACTCAATCAGGGTAAAGAAAATTTTACAAGAACTGGGTCTGGATTATTTGAAAATGCATATATCGCCCTGTCATCCTTATCCACACAGAACCGGAATACAGGCAGATTCAAAATATAAAAACTAAAAAAATCTTTTTCATACGCACTTTCATGATTAAATATATCAAAACTATTTTCTGTTTTCTCAAATGTGTCCTGTCATTAAAAAGGATACCTTACAAATAAAATATAGCATCAATCCATAAAACAAAAACACATCTCAAAAATAGATATTTATATGATTACAAACCGACCCAAAGTATAGATATAAGATAGACAGGCTTCTAAACCAAAAGGAAAAGAACTACTTGTATATTAAGTATTTACAAAATAATCAGGCTCTCATAAATAGACAAATGCATTCATCAATATTCCCAAAGCCAGACATCAAGACTTTTTTCCTTCAGATTTTCACCAAACACTGAACAAATCTTATTCTTTATACGTAATTTACTCCTGGATACTGAGGCTGGAGCTATATTCAAGAAAATAGAAATTTCAGTAATGGAAAAACGGAGTTTGATTAAACTACATAATATTATTTCATGTTCGCTAAGGACAGACACCTCTTTCGACAAACGTTGTGTAAATTTCTGAAAAATATTGTCAGCTATTTTACACACATCCTTCAGTTCTGTTTCATTCAAATAGACAGGTTGCAGATGAAGTTTACGTAAGAATGGTGCTTGCGTCAACAGCAAAGAGCATAGTTCTTTTTCCCTCTTTTCCAATAACAGAACTCTGTCAGATAAAGTCTTTACATCAGACAGTTCATGACCTGAGATGGAATAGGAAGCAATCTTGTCATGTAGCATATTTTTCTCCAACGACAAACGCTCATTTTCCTTTTTCAGCTTCTTAAGTGCCTCTACCTGCTCAATATAAAGTTCTTCTTTCTTATTGTTCTGCTCGAACTGTGACTGAAGTTCTGCAATATATGATTCGTTCTTTTCAACTTCTAATTCTTTATCATGTAGTTGCAAGGCTAAACGGGTTAACTTTTCTTCTTTCTGATGTATAGCAATTCGTTTGTGCAGATAAATATAAATAAGTAAAATACCCAATAACAGAACTATTACTATAGTAAACATCCACCAATAAGTGATATTGGATTTTTCCAGTTCTAACCTTTGCTTTTCCGTTGTCAGTCTTTCATTCTCATATTTCTCCTTGTATGCTATAATCTCCTTACTCTTGTTAAGGGTTATTATAGAGTCGTTATAGAATAGCAATGAATCACAATAGCTTGTCAAATATTTTCGATATTTGGGCTGATTCCCAAATTTGTACAAAAACTCATATACGGAAGCTTTTGTATAGATATTATCGGTGAGCAATGCTTTATTAAGATAGAAGTAAGCTGAGTCATATTGCTTGAGATAGAAATAATTTTTTCCAATCAATGATGATGACTGGAATTTGACAGGAAAGGATTTCAGGATTTCCAATGATTGTAAGAACTGTGAACTGTTTTTATAAACAAGAGCTATTTCCGTCTGGATGTCATAATAATATGCTTTATTATTAAGTCCTAATTCAACGGCTATATCGCTACATTTCTGATAGGTTTCAATAGCTTTGGGGAGTTCATTTAAGATACAATAGCATCTGGCCAGATATTGTAATGCCCCCATCTGATACCGCTTATTGGAATCCTTCACTGCATAATCGTATGCTATAGTACATGCTTCAAGTGCGTATGCATTGAGTCTACGATATAAATATAGTTTTCCCAAAGAAGACATAATAAGATATCCGGTTTTATAATCTTCTGTTTTCTCTACTTCTGTTTTGCCTTCTAGATAATACTGCATGGCTTCCTCTATATTGCCAAGCTCATAGTTTATATCACCCATGTAAAGGGCGGACATTGCTTTTCTACGGGCATTATCCGTAGACTTGTAATAATCGTACGCTATCTTCACAAGCGAATCGGAAGGAATTTTCATTATCAGCTTCACCTTTGCTTGTGAGGTCAGCAAGCACCACAGCGCATGATTCTCTTTGTCTTTACGTGCAGACGGAATCGGCATGGACTCCAATATGTGCAGCGCACTGTCGGGATGGTCAAACATCACCTCCTCCGCCTTTGCGAGTTCTGGCGTTTGCTTTGTTACTTTATGATTCTGGCTGCATCCTACAGTCATTAAAGTAGTACAGATTATGATAATTATATGGGTTCTTATTTTCATGATTGGGTCCTTTTGTTGCTAAATTACAAAAAGTATCAATTCTACATTTTACATATTTCTGAATATTCATAAAGATTTCCTTCACAATACTTTATTTCCATAGGTTTAGAGTGACCTATTCGTTACCCCCCCCAAAAAATCGTATTCTGTCTTCTTAGGAAAAACCGATATCCTTTTCATCTTAATTACATTTAAAATTTTGTCATGACGAAATTAAGTATAAAAATTGTCTTTATAAAAATTGTTCAGGACCTCAATCCATACAAGAAACACAATCCACTATAATACAGACACATGCAATCAATAAATGTCAGTTCATGTCAGTTGGCTCCAAAGGGAGAATCAGACGATAAGCTCCGTTTCCGTCACTATGCAACGTAACGGATGAGAATTGTTTAAGCTTCTTCCTAAAGCGTTCAATCATTTTATAAAAGCTGTCCAATGAATATTCTTCAAGGTCTTTACCCATAATCTGATAAATCTCATATTTGGTCAATGTGTGGTCGGATGCTTTGAGAAAGTGCTCCAACAGCACAGACATGGCAGGGGAAAGTTTCTCAATGACACCGTTACCATCACAGAACAAACGCTGTTCGGCATCAAAAAACACATCGTGCTCCAATCTGTAGACACGGGCCTTTATATGTCTGGTCTTATTGCGTGATTTGGCAGGAAGTGGCGCTTTTTCAACTATCTTTTCCACCACCACAGTTCGTTTCGAAACCAACTGATTCAGTCTGTCGTAAAACAACCAGAAAAAAATATACATACACCAAAGAAGGACAACCGTTATAACCATTCCGCCCGGTAGAAGACTCCACCAGGAATAAGAAATATAACCGGATAATTCCATCTCCAGACGATACCCCAAATAGGTGGAGACCAGACTATCCGACGGAGCAAACTTTTCCAGTGCTCCCGAAGCAAAGGTTGAAACTTTTCCCGACAAATCGGTTATTCTGGAACATACCCCTGTTTTACCTTTTATATCGGATAATGCCAACTGCTTATCCCAGGCATAGTGCAAGGAATCAAAAGGAAATGGATATTTCTCAAGAATTAAGCTGAGATAAATATTCTTATCTCCATCTTTAAAATAAGCATTATTCCGCCTGTGTAAAGGAAGATGATAAACATGAGTTCCATCTTGTAATGCAAACACCACAGAATCTGGAATATCGGTTTCTAAAGTCTTTTGCTGAAATAAAGAAGTGATAGTATGAATGGCTGATTAATATAGCAGCTACCAGTTCAGACAAAAATTAAATCCTTTATACACTGTAAAATACAATACATTGTATTACATTTGCAATACAATGTAATACACATAAGAAAATGGAAGCAGTAATAAGAAAACAGACCTCATTTCGGTTGCGTGAAGACTTGCTAAAGGTCTTACAGGAAGAAGCCAAAAAAGCCAACAGAAGCCTGAATAACTACGTGGAAAGCATGCTCATGGATGCTGTCTATTCAGAACCGAACGAAGAAACAAAAGCGGCCATCAAGGAAGCACGTACAGGGAAATATGCTGGCACCATAAACACCAGCAGCTTGGAAGCCTTTATAAAATCCTGTGAAGAATAAAGACACTACGCTATTCAACACAATTCAAAAAGGATTTCAAAAGATACAGGAATAACCCCAGCAATCTTCCAATAATTCTCCACTACTTACTGTTTGTTTCCTATCAACTATCAGATATCCAGCAAAGACCACTACAGAGAAGCAAATTATTTCACTTCAGTTGCTACATTTATACCAGGGGTCTATAGGCTGAGAACATATTTATACAGATATTTATGATTCTCTCCTTTCTGGTAAGGCTGAAGTGGCTGAATGTCTTTATTGCTTTCAATTTAAGCATCGCATTAAAACTTCTTTATAATTGATTATTACAGCTTTGCCATTAAAGTTCTCATCCTACAATTATAAGCATCAATGGGACCAACAATCGAATCCGAAAACTGACATTAGCGATCTCTCAAAATCGAGTTCTTTTATTTCTTCCATCCTATGATGCTACTCTGTTCGCCAATCTGCTATCGTACCTGTTTCAGATGAGAACACTGCTCCTATTTTATAGAGTTTACGCTGGTCTGCTTCGTACTCCCGCGCATAGCCTTTTTCCTTAATCTGACGCAGAGCTTCTTCGGCTGTTCCATCCAGTTTAAACTCGAATATATACACAAAGTCTGGAGTTTCCACGATACAGTCTACCCTGCCGTGACTCTGCACCTTTTCCGTATATACCGTATACACGCTGATAAGGCGCATCAACAGATAGAACGTGTAGTGGAAATAACGCTCCCGTTCACGCTCATTTTCCTTACGGCGCATGGTGTACGGAATACTGGCTAAAAAGGAAGTAAGACTTGTACGGAAATCGTCCAACTCTCCTTTTTTAAGGCATGTCACTGCGTTTCTTATCCATGAAGGAGTATCTCCATTCGAAAAATAGCTGGAAGCCACCATCGTAAGAAAGCCACGCTTCACCTCCTTATTCGGATAATCCAAAAGGAAGGTGTTTTCTTCCAGATCGAAATCCTTTATCGTCAAGTAGCCGCTTTGGTAAATCATCGGCAACGGCTGTTCCACGTTGGCCTTGTAGTCGATGAACTCTTCCGCAGAATAGTACTTGCCCGTGATTTCGTTCATATTCTCGTCGGTGTGAGACAGCAGCCGGATAAGATAAGTCGGCGTACCACTCTTGAACCAATAATCAGATATATCCATCGCAGCAAACGCATTAAGAAGACTGAACGGATTATATACATCAGACAATTTCTTACTGAAATGATAACCGTCATATTGTGCTTTAAGCATCGCCCGCATTTCATCATACGAACAACGGTACACCTCCGACATGGCCTCCATCGGCTCCCGGAAAGTAGCATCCAGTTCTTCCTGAGATATGCCGCATAGCGTCTCATACTTGCCGTGCATACTAATGTCGAAAGGCTGGTTGAAACCGCTGAACACACTCACCTGCGAAAACTTCGTCACCCCGGTCAGGAATACAAACTGAAGATGCTCGTCGGCACTCTTGAAAGCGGAATAAAAGGCTTTCAATGTATTCCGGTTCCGCTCTTCCAAGGAAGCGTCTGTATCCAACACGTCCAAGATGGGTTTGTCATATTCATCAATCAGGACAACGGCCCTCCTCCCGGTATGCTCATGGGCCGCACGAATGACCTCGGCAAAGAAATCGCCCAGCCCCAAATTACGGCTTTTTTCGGGCAAAGCATACTGGTCAGCCCATAAAGAAATGTAATAACCGAGCTTTCTTTCCAGTTCGCCGGGAAGCGTGAAATCTGTTCCGTTGAAATCAAGATGAAATACGGGATAGACTTTCCAGTCCTTCTCCAGCGCGTCTATCTTCAACCCTTTGAACAGTTCTTTCCTTCCTAAGAAATAGTTCTTCAAGGTAGAGACAAGAAGACTCTTCCCGAAACGACGCGGACGGCTGAGGAAGTAAATCTTGCCTTCCTTTACCAGACTGTAAACCAAATCTGTTTTATCCACATAAACATAGCCGTCTTCTATCAACTGGTCGAAACTTTGGATTCCTATTGGGTACTTCATCTTGATACAATCTTACAATTTGACTTTTTAGATGCACACATACAAAAATAACTTTTTCTTTTGAAAGCAACTGTCATTTTGCTCATTTTTTCTTCTTCAGAAAAGGAAATTCGGCCCTCAGGTCAATCTTCGTGTACAAACTGTGCAGGAGAAGAAGCTCCGCAAATTCAAGAAGAAAAGAAAGCTCCCTAAAATAGGAGATGAAGAAAACAAGAAAGCTGTTTCAGCAACAAAAAGAACACAAAGAAACGAAATAAACATTCATTCAGTCACGCCGAAAAATTTCATATTCACGCTTGAAATAGAAAATAAAGTCCTCAAAAATCTTCATTTTAAGGCTTACAAAAAAGACACAAGTGCGTTTGTCCGGAAGCTCCTAAGCGTTTGCCGGAAAACGCAAGGACGTTTGGAGTGAAACGCCTTTGCGTCTGCCTCCGAACGTCAAAGCGATTTTTCCGGATTTTCATTTTTATTCTCCCGGGACGACCGTTTCACTCCCCTTCTACCCCCTCTATAGACCCCTGTGAGGCAGATGAGGTTTTCGGGTTCCAAAAGACGGCTGCACAGAAGAGGCTTTTTGCCGCCAGACACGGTTAGCAAAACCCGTCAATTCCGTCCTTTTTGACAGGAATTTCTCAAAACAGCAAACATTCTGACAAAAAAAGAATGTCATTCCCGAAGCAAGAAAGACTCCTGAAAGCCTTCGCGGGAATGACATTCCTTATTTCAAATCATCTCTGGCGGCGCACTCACACGCCCCGCATCTTAAATGCCCAAAGATTTCTTTACTGCATCTACTTTTTCTTTGGCGTCGGCCAATGCACCTGCATAGCACTTCGGACAATGCATTTCGCCCTTGATTTCCATGTAGAACTTAATCTTAGGTTCTGTGCCGGAAGGACGTACAGAAACTTTTGTACCGTCGGCTGTAAAGAACTGAAGCACGTTGGAAGGTTCCGGCATATCCAGGTCTGTAGCTTTTCCGGTGTTGTCGGTAGCCTTCAAGGTCTTGTAGTCTTTTACCAGAACCACTTCCGAGCCACCCAGTTCTTTCGGCGGACATGCACGGAAGTTTTCCATCATGGCCTTGATTTCATCGGCACCCGTCTTACCCGGTTTCACTACGTTGACAGTCACTTCCAGTGAGAAGCCGTATTCTACGTAGATTTCCATCAGTATGTCATACAAGGTCTTGCCCTGGTCTTTGGCCCATGCGCAGATTTCAGCCAGCAGTGAGCAGGCAGAAACGGCATCTTTATCACGTACGAAGTCTTCAGCCAGGAATCCGTAGCTTTCCTCACCGCCACCGATGTATTGTTCCTTGCCTTCACGCAGACGGATTTCACGGGCAATCCATTTGAAACCAGTGTAGCAGTCGAGCATCTTGATGTGGTTCTTGTCGGCCACCTTCTTAATCAGCTCTGTAGTTACGATGGTCTTCACGATGAACTCGTTGCCTTTCATCTTACCCATGGCGATACGGTTCTTGATGATGTAGTACAGGAAAATCAAGCAGGTCTGGTTACCGTTAATCAATACCCATTCGCCCTTGCTGTCCTTGCAAGCCATACCCACGCGGTCGGCATCCGGGTCGGAAGCCATCACGATATCGGCATCGATTTCCTTGGCCAACTTGATGGCCAATGTCAGTGCTTCCGCATTTTCCGGGTTAGGAGATACCACTGTAGGGAAGTCGCCGCTCTTCACCATCTGTTCGGCCACGCAATGTACGTTTTCAAAGCCCCACAATTTGAGTGACTGCGGAATCAGTTTCATACCGGTACCGTGAATCGGCGTGTAGACAATCTTCAGGTCTTTCTGACGCTTGATCACTTCCGGGTCGATAGACAAGGTGTGAACCTGACGCAGGTATTCGTCGTCAATTTCCTTGCCGATAATCTGAATCAGTTCCTTGTTGCCCTGGAACTTGATTTCGCTCACGCCGGAAATCTTGTTCACTTCGTCGATGATGCCCTTGTCGTGCGGAGCCAGTACCTGTGCACCGTCATCCCAGTAAGCCTTGTAACCGTTGTATTCTTTCGGGTTGTGTGAAGCCGTGATGTTGATACCGCTCTGGCAGCCCAGGTGACGGATGGCAAATGACATTTCTGGTGTAGGACGCATGTCATCGAACAGATAAACCTTGATGCCGTTGGCCGTGAAGATGTCGGCAGAAATTTCCGCAAACTTGCGGCTGTTGTTGCGACAGTCGTGACCTACCACTACCGAGATATCTTTCTTTCCGGCAAAGCATTTGTTCAGGTAGTTGGCCAAGCCCTGTGTAGCGGCACCTACCGTGTAGATATTCATTCTGTTGGAACCGGCTCCCATGATGCCGCGCAAACCACCTGTACCGAATTCAAGGTCTTTGTAGAAGGCATCAATCAATTCCGACTTGTCGGGATTTTCAAGCATGCGTTTCACTTCAGCCTGTGTCTCGGCATCGTAGGCAGCCGTCAGCCATGTCTGAGCTTTCTCAGTACACTGTTGAATTAATTCATTGTTTTCCATGATTATACTGTTTAATAAATAATAAATTGCATATCAATACACTGACAAAAATAGACCATTCGGATAAATTATCCTAATAAAAAACGACGTATTTTTTAGAGTCATTCCAAAAAGATTGCAGCTTCGGGATTTCTTAATATCTTTGTAACCGCTTAACAAATACGAAAAAATGAGACAAAAAATGATACTGGCACTGGCCTTGGCGGGGGTACTCTCCGGACAGGCCCAGAATGTCACCGACAACTACTTCCGTTCTCCGTTCGACTTTCCGATTCTGCTCAGCGCCAACTTTGGCGAGCTGCGCCCCAATCATTTCCACAACGGACTGGACATCAAGACACAAGGGGTAACCGGCAAACCCATTTATTGCATTGCCGACGGCTATGTATCGCGTGTGGCGGTATTGCACGGAGGATACGGACAGGCTCTCTATATCACCCATCCCAACGGACTGACTTCGGTGTACGGACACGTGGTTTCATTTGCCAAGAACATACAGGCTTACGTGCGCCAGTACCAGTATGCGCACGAAACGTTTACCTGCGACCTGAAATTCCAACCCGGACAGTTCCCGGTGAAGAAGGGGGATATCATTGCCCTGAGCGGCAACGAGGGGGCTTCGGCTGGACCTCACCTGCACCTGGAGCTGCGGCAGACGGAAACGGGGGAATACATTGACCCCATGCCTTATTTCAAGCGTTTCCTGAAAGACAGCAAGGCGCCCGTGGCCAGCCTCATCGGCATTTATCCGATTCAGGGAGAGGGTGTGGTGAACGGCAGCACGCAAAAGAAACTGCTCAACGTGAATGCCCTGAGACAGCCCATCCACGCGTGGGGGAAAATCTACACGGGCATCAGCGCCAAGGATTACATGGACGGTACCTCGAACTTCTACGGCGTACACTCGGTCACGCTTTATGTGGACTCGGTACAGGTGTTCAACAGCACGACCGACCGGGTGCTGCCCGACGAGAACCGCATGATCAACGGGTTTACGGACTACGACGAGCTGACCCGCACGCGACGGCTGATTATGCGTTCCTATAAGTTGCCCGGCAACCGTCTCCGACTGCTCCGCACGGATGAGAACCGGGGTGCTGTAAACATCAACGAGGAACGGGACTATCATTTCCGCTACGTGCTGGAAGACAATTTCGGCAACCGCAGAACGTATGCATTTACCATAAAGGGCAAACGGCAGGACATTCCCGCCTACAAGCCAGAGGTTGACGAGATGCTTTACTGGAACCGGACCAATGTCATCCAGCAACCGGGTATGGAACTGGTGGTGCCCCGCTACTACGTATATGACAACGTGCCGCTCCATACTCGCGTCAAGGGGGACAGCTCGCACATCGCCTTCGACTATGTGCTGGATGCCGGACGGACGCCTATCCACAGCTACTGCGACTTGTCCATCGGCCTGCGCCACAAGCCGGTGGCCGACACCACGAAATACTACATCGTGCAGAAGGCCGGCAAATGGCGGAGTTCCATGGGCGGGAAATACGAGAACGGATGGGTCAAGACCCGGATACGTTCCCTCGGCACCTTCTCTGTCGACGTGGATACCGTGGCGCCGAAAATCACTCCCGTCGGACAGGGCGGATGGCGCAGCAACCGGCAAATCCGGTTCCGTATCAGCGACGCCGAATCGGGTATCGGCACCTACAAGGTGTACATTGACGGGAAGTTTGTCCTCTTCGGCCTGAAGAAAGGCATCCTGGTGATACAAGACCCGGAAAAAGTGAAAAAGGGAGTTCCCCACAAGGCCGAGGTGACCGTGACCGACCAATGCGGAAACACGGCCCGCAAGGAATACAAGTTCTGAAAGAATCAATAACTCAAATCATAAACAACCTACCTACATGAAAATGAAAAAAATAATGCTGGCTGTCTTTCTGCTGACAGCATGTATTGCCAACGGATGGGCATGTACCAACTTCATTGTCGGAAAGAAGGCTTCGGCCGACGGTTCCGTCATCGTTTCTTACTCGGCCGACTCTTACGGCATGTTCGGCTACCTGTGCCACTACCCGGCTGCCCAGCATGCACCGGGCGAGATGCGCGACATCTACGACTGGGATTCGGGCAAATACCTGGGCAAAATCAAGGAAGCCAAACAGACCTACAACGTCATCGGCAACACGAACGAGTTTCAGGTGACCATCGGGGAAACCACTTTCGGCGGACGTCCGGAACTGGTGGACAGCACCGGCATCATGGACTACGGAAGCCTGATTTACGTGGCCCTGCAACGTTCGCGCACGGCCAAGGAAGCCATCAAAATCATGACCGACCTGGTGAAAGAATACGGTTACTACAGCAGCGGTGAATCGTTCTCGATTGCCGACCCGAACGAAGCCTGGATCATGGAGATGATTGGAAAAGGACCGGGCGTGAAAGGGGCTGTATGGGTGGCTGTCCGTATTCCGGACGACTGCATTGCCGCTCATGCCAACCAGAGCCGCATCCACAAATTCGATATGAACGACAAGGAAAACTGCCTGTATGCACCCGACGTGGTTTCCTTTGCCCGCGAAAAAGGCTATTTCAGCGGCAACAACAAAGACTTCAGCTTTGCCGATGCCTACTGCCCGCTCGATTTCAGCGGCTTGCGTTTCTGCGAGGCACGTGTGTGGAGCTTCTACAACATGTTCAGCAAGGCGACCGGACAGTCTTACCTTTCTTATATCCAGGGCGAGAGCAAGGAGCCGATGCCGCTTTACGTGAAACCGGACCAGAAGATTTCGGTACGCGACATCCAGCATGCCATGCGTGACCACTACGAAGGTACTCCGCTCGACATCACCAAGGACATGGGTGCCGGCTGTTTCGAGATGCCTTACCGCCTGTCGCCGCTGACCTTCAAGGTGGACGGACAGGAATATTTCAACGAACGCCCCATCTCTACCCAGCAGAGCGGTTTCGTGTTCGTTTCACAGATGCGTTCCAACCTGCCCGACGCCATCGGCGGTGTGCTCTGGTTCGGTCTGGACGACGCCAACATGACGGTCTTCACTCCGGTGTACTGCAACACGGACAAGGTGCCTTATCCTTACCAGCAGGGACACGGTGACTGCGTAACCTTCTCATGGGATTCCGCGTTCTGGATTTACAACTGGGTGGCCGACATGATCCGTCCGCGCTACAACCTGATGGTGGAAGACATGCGCACCGTGCAGAACAGCCTGGAAGATACTTATGCACAGGCACAGGAAGGCATTGAAAGCACGGCCCTGAAACTGTATCAGCAAGACCCGGCCAAAGCCAAGGAATTCCTGACCAACTACACGCAGATGACGGCACAGACTGCTGTAGACAGCTGGAAGAAACTGGGCGAATTCCTCATCGTACGCTACAACGACGGTGCCGTGAAACGCATGCAGAACGGACAGTTGCAACGCCCGGCTACCGGCAACACGGCTCCGCTGGACCGCCCGGGATACAGCAAGGAATTCTTGCAGGAACTGGTAAAATCAACCGGCGAACGCTACAAAATGAAAGAACTGAAGTAAGCAGATTTTCTTCTGCTTTCTCATTCTACAATCAAAAGTTATGATTATTTTTGCAAAAAATAAAATACAAGCGAATCTGAAGAAACTCAATGATAGAGAAACATATCGTACTCGAAGATATTGACCCGGTGATTTTCTATGGCGTGAACAATGCCAACATGCAGATGATCAAGGCCCTGTTTCCCAAGCTGCGGATTGTGGCGCGCGGAAACGTCATCAAAATCATGGGAGACGAGGAGGAAATGTGCGCTTTCGAAGAGGCCGTCCTGGCTCTGGAGAAACACTGCGTGCAGTACAACTCGCTCAACGAAGAAGTGATTCTGGACATCGTGAAGGGCAATGCCCCGAAAATTGAAAAGACGGGTGATGCCATCGTGTTCAGTGTGACGGGCAAGCCGATTACTCCGAGAAGTGAAAACCAGCTGAAGCTGGTGCGCGAATTCGAAAAGAATGACATGATTTTTGCCATCGGTCCGGCGGGTTCAGGAAAGACCTACACGGCCATCGCCCTGGCGGTACGGGCCCTGAAGAACAAGGAAATCAAGAAAATCATCCTCAGCCGTCCGGCCGTGGAAGCGGGCGAGAAACTGGGATTTCTGCCCGGCGACATGAAGGACAAGATTGACCCTTACCTGCAACCGCTGTATGATGCGCTTCAGGACATGATTCCCGCGGCCAAGCTGAAGGAATACATGGAACTGAACGTCATCCAGATTGCACCGCTGGCCTTCATGCGCGGACGTACGCTGAACGACGCGGTGGTCATCCTGGACGAAGCGCAGAACACCACCACCCAGCAAATCAAAATGTTTCTCACCCGAATGGGCA includes:
- a CDS encoding PhoH family protein translates to MIEKHIVLEDIDPVIFYGVNNANMQMIKALFPKLRIVARGNVIKIMGDEEEMCAFEEAVLALEKHCVQYNSLNEEVILDIVKGNAPKIEKTGDAIVFSVTGKPITPRSENQLKLVREFEKNDMIFAIGPAGSGKTYTAIALAVRALKNKEIKKIILSRPAVEAGEKLGFLPGDMKDKIDPYLQPLYDALQDMIPAAKLKEYMELNVIQIAPLAFMRGRTLNDAVVILDEAQNTTTQQIKMFLTRMGMNTKMIVTGDMTQIDLPASQTSGLVQAMKILKDVKGISFIELNKKDIVRHKLVTRIVEAYEKFEEKEKAERKQLRAAREAEKTPQA